Proteins from one Gimesia maris genomic window:
- a CDS encoding DUF3467 domain-containing protein — protein MSAKKDDKPAEETTEPAAEAAQAPAQQQQVKVNDDNVTASYANFCRVSSTPEELILDLGLNPQPLDPANTEISVGQRIILNHYTAKRLLSALSMALQRHEQAFGVLETDIRKRVVRQQT, from the coding sequence GTGAGTGCTAAGAAAGATGACAAACCAGCTGAAGAGACAACAGAACCTGCAGCAGAAGCAGCACAGGCTCCAGCACAGCAGCAACAGGTCAAAGTGAATGACGACAATGTGACTGCCAGCTACGCCAACTTCTGTCGCGTATCCAGTACTCCAGAAGAATTGATTCTGGACCTGGGTCTGAATCCTCAGCCACTGGATCCAGCAAACACAGAGATCAGTGTTGGTCAGCGGATCATTCTGAATCATTACACCGCCAAGCGTCTCTTGAGCGCTCTCTCAATGGCTTTACAGCGTCATGAGCAGGCCTTTGGTGTTCTGGAAACAGATATCCGTAAACGAGTTGTTCGTCAGCAGACATAG
- a CDS encoding 2-oxoglutarate dehydrogenase E1 component — MLDKPDSASYYSEGNGHSDNQLPEEIVNDLSSESLTFVESLYTSYLESPSSVSQEWRDYFSKFPQKMTRSRKPNFGPSFKRHTMFNPPGRQEREGMDRQTMKIADRQERLDQLIRNYRVRGHILASLDPLGKKRATPPELMPEFYDFSERDYDRVFSTSTFGGPKQRTLREMIQWLRNTYCRSIGAQFMHIDSLRVRKWLQNRMESTANFLKFERPESLRILRRLTDAVVFEEFIQKKYVGLKSFSLEGAESLIPLLDLAIEKAGEQGVDEIVFGMAHRGRLNVLTNIMGKKPREIFREYEDSVPEMSVGRGDVKYHLGYSSDWMTESGHNVHLTLCFNPSHLEFVNPVAMGRMRAKQDRWSNIDRTKGMVLLIHGDAAFAGEGVVQESLNLSELRGYRTGGTIHVVVNNQIGFTTDPAQSRSSTYATDVAKMLQIPIFHVNGEDPEAVAQVVRLAMDFRKEFHRDVVIDMYCYRRRGHNEGDEPAFTQPLMYDIINKRPSVRDSFLQRMLERKSVTKEDGDRLQDESVSHLESELSAARVENYPHTVELPAGIWAGYRGGRELPADQIDTGIPEKSLVNLLLKQTEVPDNFTPHKKIQRLLNIRKEMAEGERKIDWGTAEALAFASLLTEGYRIRVSGQDAQRGTFSHRHAVLHDVKNGKKFTPLKHLVEGQGPVEFVNSPLSEAGVLGFDYGYSLDCPDGLIIWEAQFGDFCNAAQVIIDQFIVSAEDKWQRYSGMVMLLPHGFEGQGPEHSSARFERFLQLAAESNIQIAMPTTPDQFFHLLRRQMIRKWRKPLIVMTPKSLLRHRDAVSSFKSMSSGSFIKVIGDTTDLNPKKVKRVLLCTGKIYYDLSEHRKQAERDDVAIIRMEQLYPVPKEELKQALAPYPEGTPVYWVQEEPENMGAWRFMYCRFKGNLFGRHPLKGVYRPASASPATGSGRSHQFEQEMLISESFREEE, encoded by the coding sequence ATGCTTGATAAACCAGATTCAGCTTCGTATTACTCTGAAGGCAATGGGCACTCTGACAATCAACTTCCAGAAGAAATAGTCAACGATTTAAGCTCGGAATCGTTAACCTTCGTGGAGTCGCTGTACACGAGCTATCTGGAGTCGCCGAGCTCTGTCTCCCAGGAATGGCGTGACTATTTCTCGAAGTTCCCGCAGAAGATGACCCGGAGCCGCAAACCGAATTTCGGGCCCTCCTTCAAACGCCATACCATGTTCAACCCTCCTGGCAGACAGGAACGGGAGGGTATGGACCGCCAGACGATGAAAATCGCCGATCGTCAGGAGCGCCTGGACCAGTTGATTCGTAATTACCGTGTGCGTGGTCACATTCTGGCTTCACTGGATCCCTTGGGAAAGAAACGGGCCACGCCTCCCGAGTTGATGCCTGAGTTCTATGATTTCTCTGAACGGGATTACGATCGCGTCTTTTCGACGTCGACATTTGGTGGTCCGAAGCAGCGCACCCTGCGCGAGATGATTCAGTGGTTAAGAAATACTTACTGCCGATCGATTGGTGCGCAGTTTATGCACATCGACAGTCTGCGTGTGCGGAAGTGGCTGCAGAACCGGATGGAAAGTACCGCGAACTTCCTGAAGTTCGAGCGTCCCGAATCGTTGCGGATTCTGCGCCGGTTGACTGATGCCGTTGTGTTTGAAGAGTTCATCCAGAAAAAATATGTCGGCCTGAAAAGTTTCTCGCTGGAAGGGGCCGAGAGCCTGATTCCGCTGCTGGATCTGGCGATTGAAAAAGCGGGTGAGCAGGGCGTAGATGAAATTGTGTTCGGAATGGCACACCGGGGCCGCCTGAATGTTCTGACCAACATCATGGGGAAAAAACCACGCGAAATTTTCCGCGAATACGAAGACTCTGTCCCCGAAATGAGTGTGGGCCGAGGCGATGTGAAATATCACCTGGGATACAGTTCCGACTGGATGACCGAATCCGGGCACAACGTGCACCTGACGCTCTGTTTCAACCCGAGCCACCTGGAATTCGTAAACCCGGTCGCGATGGGCCGGATGCGTGCCAAGCAGGATCGCTGGTCCAATATTGATCGAACCAAGGGGATGGTCCTGCTGATTCACGGTGATGCTGCTTTTGCCGGGGAAGGGGTTGTCCAGGAGAGCCTGAACCTGAGTGAGCTGCGGGGCTATCGAACCGGTGGTACCATTCATGTTGTCGTGAATAACCAGATTGGTTTCACAACGGATCCGGCACAGAGCCGTTCTTCCACCTACGCGACAGACGTGGCAAAGATGTTGCAGATTCCCATATTTCATGTGAATGGCGAAGATCCGGAAGCGGTTGCCCAGGTGGTCCGGCTGGCGATGGATTTCCGCAAAGAATTCCACCGCGATGTCGTGATCGACATGTATTGCTATCGTCGCCGGGGACACAATGAAGGGGATGAGCCGGCATTCACGCAGCCCCTGATGTACGACATCATCAATAAGCGTCCTTCAGTGCGAGACAGTTTTCTGCAGCGCATGCTGGAACGGAAGTCTGTGACCAAAGAAGACGGAGACCGGCTGCAGGATGAAAGTGTTTCTCACCTGGAGTCCGAACTGTCAGCGGCCCGGGTCGAGAATTATCCGCATACGGTGGAACTGCCGGCAGGCATCTGGGCTGGATACCGGGGCGGTCGCGAGTTACCGGCAGACCAGATTGATACCGGAATTCCCGAGAAGAGCCTGGTGAACCTGTTGCTGAAGCAGACAGAGGTCCCCGATAACTTTACGCCTCACAAGAAGATCCAGCGACTGCTGAATATCCGTAAGGAGATGGCAGAGGGGGAGCGGAAGATCGACTGGGGAACGGCTGAGGCCCTGGCATTTGCCTCCCTGCTGACAGAAGGCTATCGCATCCGGGTCAGCGGTCAGGATGCACAGCGGGGCACATTCAGTCATCGTCATGCCGTGCTGCATGATGTTAAAAACGGTAAAAAATTTACTCCCCTGAAACACCTGGTCGAAGGACAGGGGCCGGTCGAGTTTGTGAACAGCCCGCTTTCTGAAGCAGGCGTTCTCGGCTTTGATTATGGTTACAGTCTGGACTGTCCTGATGGTCTGATTATCTGGGAAGCGCAGTTTGGTGATTTCTGTAACGCGGCCCAGGTGATTATCGATCAGTTTATTGTGAGCGCGGAAGATAAATGGCAGCGTTACAGCGGCATGGTGATGCTGTTGCCTCACGGATTTGAAGGTCAGGGGCCGGAACACTCCAGTGCCCGCTTCGAGCGTTTTCTGCAACTGGCGGCGGAAAGTAATATCCAGATCGCGATGCCTACGACGCCGGATCAGTTTTTCCATCTGCTGCGTCGTCAGATGATCCGCAAATGGCGGAAGCCCTTAATTGTGATGACTCCCAAGAGTCTGCTTCGGCATCGTGACGCGGTTTCCAGCTTCAAGTCGATGAGTTCAGGGTCATTCATCAAAGTGATCGGCGACACCACAGACCTGAACCCGAAAAAGGTCAAACGGGTTCTGCTGTGTACCGGTAAAATCTACTACGATTTGAGTGAGCACCGTAAACAGGCTGAACGGGACGATGTGGCCATTATCCGGATGGAACAGCTTTACCCGGTTCCCAAAGAGGAACTGAAACAGGCGCTGGCTCCGTATCCGGAAGGGACTCCAGTGTACTGGGTCCAGGAAGAACCGGAAAACATGGGGGCCTGGCGGTTCATGTATTGTCGCTTCAAAGGCAATCTGTTTGGTCGCCATCCATTGAAAGGCGTTTATCGTCCGGCAAGTGCCAGTCCGGCAACCGGTTCAGGACGCAGTCATCAGTTTGAGCAGGAGATGCTGATTTCCGAAAGTTTTCGGGAAGAAGAGTAA